In the genome of Pseudarthrobacter sp. IC2-21, one region contains:
- the ybeY gene encoding rRNA maturation RNase YbeY, which translates to MSIEVNNESGIEVDEAELVALSRYVFEQLYIHPQAELSILLVDEPAMEKLHIELMDEPGSTDVLSVPMDELTPGTPDRPTPQGMLGDIAVCPQVAQVQAANAGHGLQDEMLLLTTHGILHLLGYDHAEPEEKEEMFGLQRQLLSGFTGKDAPAETTQ; encoded by the coding sequence ATGAGCATCGAAGTGAATAACGAATCCGGCATCGAAGTTGACGAAGCGGAGCTCGTGGCCCTGTCCCGGTACGTTTTTGAACAGCTGTACATTCACCCCCAGGCGGAACTGTCCATCCTGCTGGTGGATGAACCGGCCATGGAAAAACTGCACATCGAACTCATGGACGAGCCCGGCTCGACGGACGTTCTCTCGGTACCCATGGACGAGCTCACGCCAGGTACCCCGGACCGGCCCACCCCGCAGGGGATGCTCGGCGACATTGCCGTATGCCCCCAGGTAGCGCAGGTGCAGGCCGCCAACGCCGGGCACGGACTGCAGGACGAGATGCTGCTCCTGACCACGCATGGCATTCTCCACCTGCTGGGCTATGACCACGCCGAGCCGGAGGAGAAGGAGGAAATGTTTGGCCTCCAGCGCCAGCTGCTCTCCGGGTTCACGGGCAAAGACGCACCCGCCGAGACCACGCAGTGA
- a CDS encoding PhoH family protein: MTESTNGKRRLNTERAAGEFPHSLPGVRTEVVLFDNSDQMVQSLGSHDEALRYIEEKFPAVNFHVRGNELSISGPADEVPRIMRLLHEVRGLVARGTVISPAVLQQLVALLRSQSLQNPVDVLTHDILSSRGKTIRPKTLNQKNYVDAIDANTVIFGIGPAGTGKTFLAMAKAVQALQQKEVSRIILTRPAVEAGERLGFLPGTLSDKIDPYLRPLYDALHDMMDPESIPRLMAAGTIEVAPLAYMRGRTLNDAFIILDEAQNTTPEQMKMFLTRLGFGSKMVVTGDVTQVDLPFGTRSGLRIVEEILQGIEDVNFSVLDSTDVVRHRLVGDIVRAYSIWDNVQRNKVKHSVSREKRTERA, from the coding sequence ATGACTGAATCAACGAACGGAAAGCGCAGGCTGAACACTGAGCGCGCCGCCGGGGAATTTCCCCATTCACTTCCCGGTGTCCGGACGGAGGTGGTGCTCTTTGACAACTCCGATCAGATGGTCCAGTCTCTCGGCAGTCATGATGAGGCCCTGCGGTACATCGAAGAAAAGTTCCCGGCGGTAAACTTCCACGTCCGCGGAAACGAACTTTCCATCAGCGGTCCGGCGGACGAGGTTCCCCGCATCATGCGCCTGCTCCATGAAGTGCGCGGCCTTGTGGCCCGGGGAACCGTTATCAGCCCCGCAGTACTGCAGCAGCTCGTGGCGTTGCTCCGCAGCCAGTCCCTGCAGAACCCTGTTGACGTCCTCACCCATGACATCCTGTCCAGCCGGGGAAAGACCATCCGGCCCAAGACGCTGAACCAGAAGAACTATGTTGACGCCATCGATGCCAACACCGTGATCTTCGGCATCGGCCCCGCCGGGACAGGAAAAACCTTCCTGGCCATGGCGAAGGCGGTCCAGGCGCTGCAGCAGAAGGAAGTCAGCCGCATCATCCTGACGAGGCCGGCGGTCGAAGCCGGTGAACGTCTGGGGTTCCTGCCCGGCACCCTCAGTGACAAGATCGATCCCTACCTGCGTCCGCTTTATGATGCGCTCCACGACATGATGGACCCCGAATCGATTCCGCGCCTCATGGCCGCCGGGACCATCGAAGTTGCCCCGCTTGCCTATATGCGCGGGCGGACCCTGAACGACGCGTTCATCATCCTTGACGAGGCACAAAACACCACCCCGGAACAGATGAAGATGTTCCTGACCCGGCTGGGCTTCGGCTCAAAGATGGTCGTCACCGGCGACGTCACCCAGGTGGACCTTCCGTTCGGGACGCGTTCGGGGCTGCGCATCGTGGAGGAAATCCTGCAGGGCATTGAGGACGTCAACTTCTCCGTGCTGGATTCCACTGACGTGGTCCGTCACCGCCTGGTGGGGGACATCGTTCGGGCCTACAGCATCTGGGACAATGTCCAGCGGAACAAAGTCAAACACTCGGTAAGCCGTGAGAAGCGGACGGAACGCGCATGA